The following proteins come from a genomic window of Micromonospora zamorensis:
- a CDS encoding HelD family protein has product MTDQTGLEQEIAVEQRHLDRVYARLAELRQSAVRAERDGYRMARVGTHGALVERDAMVFHAAQRRHTLDAEHEGLVFGRLDLRDSQVLHVGRLGIRDEDARTLVVDWRAPAAAAFYQATPAQPLDVVRRRTIQSRAERVTRIEDDLLDPNAAPEGMTVVGDGALLATLSKATGRGMRDIVATIQREQDEAIRSPGSGVTIVAGGPGTGKTAVALHRAAFLLYSDRSRYAGGGILVVGPSSVFVEYIGSVLPSLGEDTATLHSLGTLFPGMSATRTDPPEVAAVKGSLRMRRVLERAARDAVPGGPGELRLLYRGTLLRLDRTALDRIRDRALQRGARRNEVRRAGFDGVFAALWAQAREVGIRLPDQRTFEAEIAERSEFREFLKAWWPRLHPRHVLGWLAQPDRLRRYAGGILSSAEIRLLSAAYRHLDTTGLTIADIALLDELDSLLGKPAQSAKARRDPFQLAGGVRELSTLGERQRAARAAARERPEDYRDYAHVVVDEAQDVSPMQWRMVGRRGRLASWTVVGDPAQTAWTGDPDELDRARDQALGRRKRHDFTLTTNYRNSSEIFAVAAAEIRRLYPDLPLPTAVRSTGVDPVELVVPPSGLETATVEAAAGLLAEVEGTVGVITPVPRRDEAAGWVAALGAPRLQVVTSLEAKGMEYDGVVLVAPSEIRADPGAGVRTLYVALSRATQRLTTIDPTG; this is encoded by the coding sequence TTGACCGACCAGACCGGCCTGGAGCAGGAGATCGCCGTCGAGCAACGCCACCTCGACCGGGTGTACGCCCGACTCGCCGAACTGCGGCAGTCGGCGGTCCGCGCCGAGCGTGACGGCTACCGGATGGCTCGGGTGGGCACGCACGGGGCGCTGGTCGAGCGCGACGCGATGGTCTTCCACGCGGCGCAGCGGCGACACACCCTGGACGCCGAGCACGAAGGGCTGGTCTTCGGCCGGCTGGACCTGCGCGACAGTCAGGTGCTGCACGTCGGGCGCCTCGGCATCCGCGACGAGGACGCCCGCACGCTGGTCGTCGACTGGCGGGCGCCGGCCGCCGCCGCCTTCTACCAGGCCACCCCGGCGCAGCCGCTGGACGTGGTGCGCCGCCGCACGATCCAGTCCCGCGCCGAGCGGGTCACCCGCATCGAGGACGACCTGCTCGACCCGAACGCCGCGCCGGAGGGCATGACGGTCGTCGGTGACGGCGCGCTGCTGGCCACCCTGTCCAAGGCCACCGGCCGGGGCATGCGGGACATCGTGGCGACGATCCAGCGGGAACAGGACGAGGCGATCCGCTCCCCCGGCTCCGGGGTCACGATCGTCGCGGGCGGCCCCGGCACCGGTAAGACCGCTGTCGCCCTGCACCGGGCCGCCTTCCTGCTCTACTCCGACCGCAGCCGGTACGCGGGCGGCGGCATCCTGGTGGTCGGCCCGTCGTCGGTCTTCGTGGAGTACATCGGCTCGGTGCTGCCGTCGCTGGGCGAGGACACCGCGACCCTGCACTCGCTGGGCACCCTGTTCCCGGGCATGAGCGCCACCCGCACCGACCCGCCCGAGGTGGCGGCGGTGAAGGGCTCGCTGCGGATGCGTCGGGTGCTGGAGCGGGCTGCCCGCGACGCGGTGCCGGGCGGCCCGGGTGAGCTGCGGCTGCTCTACCGGGGCACGCTGCTGCGGCTGGACCGGACGGCACTGGACCGGATCCGGGACCGCGCGTTGCAACGGGGTGCCCGCCGCAACGAGGTGCGCCGGGCCGGCTTCGACGGGGTGTTCGCCGCGCTCTGGGCGCAGGCCCGTGAGGTGGGCATTCGACTGCCGGACCAGCGGACCTTCGAGGCGGAGATCGCCGAGCGGTCGGAGTTCCGGGAGTTCCTCAAGGCGTGGTGGCCCCGGCTGCACCCTCGACACGTTCTGGGCTGGCTGGCGCAGCCGGACCGCCTGCGCCGGTACGCCGGGGGGATCCTCTCCTCCGCGGAGATCCGGCTGCTCAGCGCCGCGTACCGGCACCTGGACACGACCGGGCTGACCATCGCCGACATCGCGCTGCTGGACGAGTTGGACTCCCTGCTCGGCAAGCCGGCGCAGTCGGCAAAGGCCCGGCGCGACCCGTTCCAGCTGGCTGGCGGCGTACGCGAGTTGAGCACCCTCGGCGAGCGGCAACGGGCCGCCCGTGCGGCGGCGCGCGAGCGCCCGGAGGACTACCGGGACTACGCGCACGTGGTCGTGGACGAGGCGCAGGACGTCTCACCGATGCAGTGGCGGATGGTCGGTCGACGTGGCCGTCTGGCCTCCTGGACGGTGGTCGGCGACCCCGCCCAGACCGCGTGGACCGGGGACCCCGACGAGCTGGACCGGGCCCGGGACCAGGCGCTGGGTCGGCGCAAGCGGCACGATTTCACGCTCACCACCAACTACCGCAACTCCTCGGAGATCTTCGCGGTGGCGGCGGCGGAGATCCGCCGGCTCTATCCTGACCTGCCGCTGCCGACCGCGGTCCGCTCCACCGGGGTCGACCCGGTCGAGCTGGTGGTGCCCCCGAGCGGGTTGGAGACCGCGACAGTGGAGGCGGCCGCCGGCCTGCTGGCCGAGGTGGAGGGCACCGTCGGCGTGATCACGCCGGTCCCCCGCCGCGACGAGGCCGCCGGCTGGGTCGCCGCACTCGGCGCGCCGAGGCTCCAGGTGGTCACCAGCCTGGAGGCCAAGGGCATGGAGTACGACGGGGTCGTGCTGGTCGCGCCGAGCGAGATCCGGGCGGATCCGGGTGCCGGGGTGCGCACCCTGTACGTGGCGCTCTCCCGGGCCACGCAGCGCCTCACCACCATCGACCCGACCGGCTGA
- a CDS encoding cation diffusion facilitator family transporter: protein MGAGHDHHHGSVANAAHQHRGRLWAAFGLLATLMVVEAVAALHTGSLALLSDAGHMFTDVLGIGMALAAITATRRATGDPQRTFGLYRLEVLAALANAVLLSGVAIYVVIEAIRRFGDPHEVIAGPMLAVAVLGLLANIAAFALLRTGARESINLQGAYLEVLGDLLGSVGVIGAALLITVTDWWWADPLVAVAIGVFILPRTWRLARAAVRILVQAAPEHLQVTAVHDRLAAVPGVVEVHDLHVWTLTSGMDVASAHLTMAPGAEVGAVLTAARTALHDDFRIEHATLQIEPGAASGACGSIEW, encoded by the coding sequence GTGGGCGCAGGTCATGACCACCACCACGGGTCCGTCGCCAATGCCGCACACCAGCACCGGGGCCGCCTCTGGGCGGCATTCGGGCTGCTCGCCACCCTGATGGTGGTCGAGGCGGTGGCCGCCCTGCACACCGGCTCGCTCGCCCTGCTCTCCGACGCCGGGCACATGTTCACCGACGTGCTCGGCATCGGGATGGCGCTCGCCGCGATCACCGCGACCCGGCGGGCCACCGGCGACCCGCAGCGCACCTTCGGGCTCTACCGACTCGAGGTGCTCGCCGCGCTGGCCAACGCCGTCCTGCTCTCCGGCGTCGCGATCTACGTGGTGATCGAGGCGATCCGCCGCTTCGGCGACCCGCACGAGGTCATCGCCGGCCCGATGCTCGCGGTGGCCGTGCTCGGCCTGCTCGCCAACATCGCCGCCTTCGCCCTGCTCCGCACCGGAGCCCGGGAGAGCATCAACCTTCAGGGTGCCTACCTGGAGGTGCTCGGCGACCTGCTCGGCTCGGTCGGCGTGATCGGCGCCGCACTGCTCATCACCGTCACCGACTGGTGGTGGGCCGACCCGCTGGTCGCCGTCGCCATCGGCGTGTTCATCCTCCCGCGCACCTGGCGGCTGGCACGGGCCGCCGTCCGCATCCTGGTGCAGGCCGCCCCGGAGCACCTCCAGGTGACCGCCGTGCACGACCGACTGGCCGCGGTCCCCGGTGTGGTCGAGGTGCACGACCTGCACGTCTGGACGCTCACCTCCGGCATGGACGTGGCCTCCGCACACCTGACCATGGCACCCGGGGCGGAGGTCGGCGCGGTGCTCACCGCCGCGCGTACGGCCCTGCACGACGACTTCCGGATCGAGCACGCGACGTTGCAGATCGAGCCGGGCGCCGCCTCCGGAGCGTGTGGCTCGATCGAGTGGTGA
- a CDS encoding coiled-coil domain-containing protein, with protein sequence MAPARPPAARLAALIVAMFALGVALPAGTASAAPPTGLRAAAPDSDEEGGTPALRAQLEAASKGYLDAKRALDASVQRQQQLTTQLKTIEVELNQRSGKVGEIAGVAYRTGRLSAMSALLNSDSPEGFMDRAAALDAVAANEDRVLRDLLSSKDQANRTQVALNGEINEQRKQVAVMAKRKEQAERALTVATTPKPQPAADTDSNRGTSAANAKAAPRNSDGSWPSETCSVNDPTPASGCITPRTLHALNQAKAAGFTRYVSCHRPSGSGEHPKGRACDFAAQTGGFGGDATGGDKTYGNNLAAYFIRNADRLAVLYVIWYRQIWLPSSGWKSYSGAGGDPSSDHTNHVHLSVY encoded by the coding sequence GTGGCACCAGCACGACCACCCGCCGCCCGACTGGCGGCCCTGATCGTCGCGATGTTCGCCCTCGGCGTCGCGCTCCCGGCCGGCACCGCCTCGGCCGCTCCCCCGACCGGCCTGCGGGCCGCCGCCCCCGACTCCGACGAGGAGGGTGGCACCCCCGCGCTGCGAGCCCAACTCGAGGCGGCCAGCAAGGGCTACCTGGACGCGAAGCGCGCCCTGGACGCCTCGGTGCAGCGGCAGCAGCAGCTCACCACCCAACTGAAGACCATCGAGGTCGAGCTCAACCAACGCAGCGGCAAGGTCGGCGAGATCGCCGGCGTCGCGTACCGCACCGGCCGGCTCAGCGCGATGTCGGCGCTGCTCAACAGCGACAGCCCGGAAGGCTTCATGGACCGGGCAGCCGCACTGGACGCGGTGGCCGCCAACGAGGACCGGGTGCTGCGCGACCTGCTCAGCAGCAAGGACCAGGCCAACCGCACCCAGGTCGCCCTGAACGGTGAGATCAACGAGCAGCGCAAGCAGGTCGCGGTGATGGCCAAGCGCAAGGAGCAGGCCGAACGGGCCCTGACGGTGGCCACCACCCCCAAGCCGCAGCCCGCCGCCGACACCGACTCCAACCGGGGCACCTCCGCCGCCAACGCGAAGGCCGCGCCGCGCAACTCCGACGGCTCCTGGCCGTCGGAGACGTGCAGCGTCAACGACCCCACGCCGGCCAGCGGCTGCATCACCCCGCGCACCCTGCACGCCCTCAACCAGGCCAAGGCGGCCGGCTTCACCCGGTACGTCTCCTGCCACCGCCCCAGCGGCTCCGGCGAACACCCGAAGGGCCGGGCCTGCGACTTCGCGGCCCAGACGGGCGGCTTCGGCGGTGACGCCACCGGCGGCGACAAGACGTACGGCAACAACCTGGCCGCGTACTTCATCCGCAACGCCGACCGGCTCGCCGTGCTGTACGTGATCTGGTACAGGCAGATCTGGCTGCCCAGCAGCGGATGGAAGTCCTACAGCGGGGCGGGTGGCGACCCGTCCAGCGACCACACCAACCACGTGCACCTGTCGGTCTACTGA
- a CDS encoding SRPBCC family protein, which produces MLSSDTFSYTVQARCSPAEAAALLSDLTRQGELHPLIVRVRRLPPRPGAQASYTINDRLAAGPLRFRTTYHADVLISEDDEIVMVARQWPATTVRNHTRLRPEPDGLTRIDVDITLTAPTPLFRYAFRQARAAHLALATRLGAALDRTGDPPPPA; this is translated from the coding sequence GTGCTCAGCAGCGATACCTTCAGCTACACCGTGCAGGCCCGGTGTTCGCCGGCCGAGGCGGCGGCGCTGCTCAGCGACCTGACCCGGCAGGGTGAGCTGCACCCGTTGATCGTCCGGGTCCGCCGACTGCCGCCCCGACCCGGTGCGCAGGCCAGCTACACGATCAACGACCGGCTGGCGGCCGGTCCGCTGCGCTTCCGGACCACCTACCACGCGGACGTCCTGATCAGCGAGGACGACGAGATCGTCATGGTGGCCCGACAGTGGCCCGCCACCACCGTGCGTAACCACACCCGGCTGCGCCCCGAGCCGGACGGCCTGACCCGGATCGACGTCGACATCACCCTGACCGCGCCGACCCCGCTGTTCCGGTACGCGTTCCGTCAGGCCCGAGCCGCCCACCTCGCCCTGGCCACCCGCCTCGGCGCTGCCCTCGACCGCACCGGCGACCCGCCGCCCCCAGCCTGA